In Chitinivibrionales bacterium, one genomic interval encodes:
- a CDS encoding DedA family protein gives MSITAIIAGFAIKLIDASGYPGVFLLMTMESMVLPVPSEAVMPFAGFHVATGRFSMAAVIIASTLGSIAGSLLSYAIGRYGGMPFVNKWGKYLLLNRHDLEITESFFKKRGPLTVLVCRFIPVVRHLISIPAGTGRMHFVTFIIYTILGAGIWNAFLTYCGLYLKQNWEVVMKYSHIVDVVVVVLLLAGLTWFIVRHVKHK, from the coding sequence ATGAGCATCACCGCAATTATAGCCGGATTCGCCATCAAACTGATCGACGCGTCGGGATATCCCGGCGTCTTTCTCCTCATGACCATGGAGAGCATGGTACTCCCCGTGCCGAGCGAGGCGGTCATGCCGTTTGCCGGCTTCCACGTCGCCACGGGCAGGTTCAGCATGGCCGCGGTCATCATCGCTTCGACGCTGGGAAGCATCGCCGGGTCGCTCTTGTCGTACGCGATCGGACGGTACGGCGGAATGCCTTTTGTCAACAAATGGGGCAAATACCTGCTGCTTAACCGGCACGACCTTGAGATCACCGAATCGTTCTTTAAAAAACGAGGACCGCTTACGGTATTGGTCTGCCGGTTCATTCCCGTGGTACGGCATCTTATTTCAATTCCGGCCGGTACCGGACGAATGCACTTCGTCACTTTCATCATCTACACCATACTCGGCGCCGGAATCTGGAACGCCTTTCTCACCTATTGCGGCCTCTATTTAAAGCAGAACTGGGAAGTGGTGATGAAATACAGCCACATCGTGGATGTCGTGGTGGTGGTGCTGCTGCTGGCGGGACTTACCTGGTTTATCGTCCGGCATGTAAAGCATAAATAA
- a CDS encoding protein-L-isoaspartate(D-aspartate) O-methyltransferase: protein MYTLKPEIACERLIKILREKGISDESVLDAFRRVPRHLFVDTMLYAQAYDDNALPIGSGQTISQPYVVALMTQILRIEKDQKILEIGTGSGFQTAILAQFSRRVYTVERNRELAAAALKRLRGMGYENIVFKTGDGTRGWVQHAPFDRIIVTAGAPAIPQELVDQLAVGGRMVIPAGDRSVQDLEVYEKREDGIDKSKAGSVVFVPLIGEKGWIDPDKR, encoded by the coding sequence ATGTACACGCTGAAGCCAGAGATCGCGTGCGAGCGCCTCATAAAAATCCTGCGTGAAAAAGGCATCAGCGATGAGAGCGTGCTCGATGCGTTCCGCAGGGTACCCCGCCACCTCTTTGTTGACACAATGCTCTACGCGCAGGCCTACGACGACAACGCGCTTCCCATCGGCAGCGGCCAGACCATATCGCAGCCGTACGTGGTCGCGCTGATGACGCAGATCCTCAGGATTGAAAAAGACCAGAAGATCCTCGAGATCGGCACCGGCTCGGGGTTCCAGACCGCCATCCTCGCGCAGTTCTCGCGCCGCGTTTACACCGTGGAACGGAACCGGGAGCTTGCCGCGGCCGCGCTCAAGCGCCTGCGCGGCATGGGATACGAAAACATCGTGTTCAAGACCGGCGACGGCACGCGCGGCTGGGTGCAGCACGCGCCGTTCGACAGGATCATCGTGACCGCGGGCGCGCCCGCCATCCCGCAGGAGCTCGTCGACCAGCTCGCCGTCGGCGGCAGGATGGTGATCCCGGCCGGCGACCGGAGCGTCCAGGATTTGGAAGTGTACGAAAAACGCGAAGACGGCATTGACAAATCAAAGGCCGGGAGCGTTGTATTCGTGCCGCTCATCGGCGAAAAGGGTTGGATTGATCCGGATAAAAGATAA
- a CDS encoding glycosyltransferase family 2 protein, producing the protein MTQQNTPWPSGVFVLIPAYKAAAALDRLLPSLLATVPAANVCLADDGSHDGTDMVAAKHEVLYVSNLVNRGKGAALLKGFRHLLSLKNASWIITVDADGQHSVNDLPLFLKRISDAPRSGIIIGRRSMMPGKMPVARIISNTLTSLFLSLLTRRRILDSQCGFRAYSAACLAAVPCRYQRFEMESEIIMRACGAGFSIEFVPVQTLYFSSRSHISHVADTLRWLRAVITVSAELRSKSQNECTR; encoded by the coding sequence ATGACGCAACAAAATACTCCCTGGCCTTCCGGCGTTTTCGTTCTCATTCCCGCTTATAAAGCGGCCGCAGCGCTGGACCGGCTCCTGCCGAGCCTCCTTGCAACGGTACCGGCAGCCAACGTCTGCCTGGCCGACGACGGCTCCCACGACGGCACCGACATGGTGGCGGCAAAGCACGAAGTACTGTATGTCTCGAACCTTGTCAACCGGGGAAAGGGCGCGGCGCTTTTAAAAGGATTCCGCCACCTGCTATCGCTCAAAAACGCCTCGTGGATCATCACCGTGGACGCCGACGGACAGCATTCGGTAAACGACCTTCCCCTGTTCCTCAAACGGATCAGCGATGCGCCCCGTTCGGGAATCATCATCGGCCGGCGTTCGATGATGCCCGGGAAAATGCCCGTTGCCCGGATCATCTCCAATACGCTCACCTCCCTTTTCCTGTCGCTGCTCACCCGCCGCAGGATTCTCGACAGTCAATGTGGGTTCAGGGCGTATTCCGCGGCGTGCCTTGCCGCGGTGCCGTGCAGGTATCAGCGCTTCGAAATGGAATCGGAAATCATCATGAGGGCCTGCGGCGCCGGATTTTCAATCGAATTCGTGCCGGTGCAGACATTATATTTCTCTTCCCGAAGCCATATTTCCCACGTCGCAGACACCCTGCGGTGGCTGCGGGCGGTGATAACCGTTTCTGCCGAACTGCGGAGCAAAAGCCAAAACGAATGTACACGCTGA
- a CDS encoding lysophospholipid acyltransferase family protein, whose translation MQSTSGTQKKIPLDMVSGPLWLLGSLLGRTWRYSVQGTREIDPFTCRGKGVIFCFWHSHILPLSYIFRGVGVTAVVSASKDGDRATAIAQRWNHQTIRGSSTRGQIAVLRQCMRALESGQNVVIIPDGPRGPREQVKPGAAMIAMMTHAPLYPVTAEARRAWRLNSWDRFMIPKPFSHITVTLKDSINALDFCRDESRVERFTAQLQRALSL comes from the coding sequence TCAAAAAAAAATCCCCCTCGACATGGTGAGCGGGCCGCTCTGGCTTTTAGGCTCGCTTCTGGGCAGAACGTGGCGGTATTCGGTGCAGGGAACCCGTGAGATCGACCCATTCACCTGCAGGGGCAAGGGCGTCATTTTCTGTTTCTGGCACTCGCACATCCTTCCGCTTTCTTATATCTTCAGGGGGGTCGGCGTGACCGCGGTGGTTTCGGCCAGCAAAGACGGCGACCGCGCCACCGCAATCGCGCAGCGCTGGAACCATCAGACCATACGCGGGTCTTCCACCCGGGGGCAGATCGCTGTGCTCAGGCAATGCATGCGCGCGCTTGAAAGCGGGCAGAACGTCGTGATCATACCGGACGGGCCGCGCGGCCCCCGCGAACAGGTGAAACCGGGAGCGGCGATGATCGCCATGATGACGCATGCGCCATTGTATCCGGTGACCGCCGAAGCGCGGCGCGCCTGGCGGCTCAACTCATGGGACCGCTTCATGATTCCAAAACCGTTTTCGCATATTACGGTCACCCTAAAGGATTCCATCAACGCTTTGGACTTTTGCCGCGATGAAAGCCGCGTTGAGCGCTTCACCGCGCAATTGCAGCGGGCCCTGTCGTTATGA